In Zingiber officinale cultivar Zhangliang chromosome 6A, Zo_v1.1, whole genome shotgun sequence, a single genomic region encodes these proteins:
- the LOC121996726 gene encoding uncharacterized protein LOC121996726 encodes MVKLSLHEDAAVSCSLDNRTESGEDNFSNNNCSENIYDWEKINSTPALLLDPKPPKFRKRCRQVQRTFPFSSNESSFDQYILSADHKHVFVHSQEGIPVAYSINHMKTLQAKYIHDEFFKSRIVRAGNVIVIPSAQCTNDSIDDVARRIGLREISFSFNPVEQDFSTSHIRSRSARTAEKRSLDLAKTPAICSQLQVDTKLAINLRKQDSEAKGCRDMTVSSSYLSTSPAHPSVTSAIVYCVWENKLPYFLFIVDDDGGGIFMANAVKVKSSADLQTFDYIYVFHAWEVSGKASKKDVTSSPHLVAKMTVSNSLVVSSNRSKFMETEFVLFDAKEEDLAGKAKSSSHCNKTNRLTKKASEIFRPSSFLKHNPKPKKNELDSQFEVLLQTIDESQLADHLTNNFLPIFELAAIVVRDHGYKSSKEEPCGGWGLKFLQKSPNDTVKNGKSLTVLVPAGVHGGPATKADGPSSLTVRWKSNGLCGCGGWDVGCPLKVLKNDSADSGGEDVKSIELLTEGGKRGEPSFKAVNTSKGVYVVSFESTLSALQSFSVAVAFIHSQTPELCPPQL; translated from the exons ATGGTAAAGTTAAGTTTGCATGAGGATGCTGCTGTATCTTGTAGTTTGGATAACCGTACAGAATCTGGAGAAGATAACTTCTCGAACAATAATTGTtcagaaaatatatacgactggGAGAAGATTAACAGCACCCCTGCTTTGCTTTTGGATCCCAAACCACCAAAGTTTAGGAAAAGATGCAGGCAGGTCCAGAGAACATTTCCATTCAGCAGCAATGAATCAAGTTTCGATCAGTATATTTTGAGTGCAGATCATAAACATGTCTTTGTTCACTCACAAGAAGGCATTCCAGTTGCGTATTCCATAAACCATATGAAGACTCTTCAAGCTAAATATATTCACGATGAATTCTTCAAGTCTCGTATTGTTCGGGCGGGAAATGTAATTGTAATTCCTTCAGCCCAGTGTACGAATGATTCCATAGACGACGTCGCGAGGAGAATTGGCCTCAGGGAAATCTCGTTTTCTTTCAATCCAGTGGAGCAAGATTTTAGTACGAGTCATATCAGATCAAGATCGGCAAGAACCGCAGAAAAGAGATCCTTAGACTTAGCAAAAACTCCTGCAATTTGTAGCCAATTACAGGTAGACACAAAGCTAGCAATAAATTTGAGGAAACAAGATTCTGAAGCAAAAGGTTGCCGCGACATGACTGTTTCTTCCTCCTACCTCTCAACCTCACCTGCACATCCCTCGGTGACTTCGGCGATCGTATACTGTGTGTGGGAGAATAAACTTCCTTACTTCTTGTTCATTGTGGACGATGATGGAGGTGGAATATTCATGGCTAATGCTGTGAAGGTAAAGTCCTCAGCTGACCTCCAGACCTTTGATTACATTTACGTGTTCCATGCTTGGGAAGTAAGCGGAAAGGCATCGAAGAAAGATGTTACCAGTTCTCCGCATCTCGTCGCAAAGATGACAGTATCAAATTCTCTAGTTGTGAGCTCGAACAGATCTAAATTCATGGAGACTGAATTTGTCCTGTTTGACGCCAAGGAGGAAGATTTGGCAGGAAAAGCTAAGTCATCATCACACTGCAACAAAACTAACAGGCTGACGAAAAAGGCCTCCGAGATATTTCGACCAAGTAGTTTTCTGAAGCACAATCCTAAACCAAAGAAAAATGAATTAGATTCCCAGTTCGAGGTTCTATTGCAAACCATTGATGAATCACAGTTAGCAGACCATCTTACGAATAATTTCTTGCCCATTTTTGAGTTAGCCGCGATAGTTGTTCGCGACCATGGATACAAAAGCTCAAAAGAAGAACCTTGTGGCGGCTGGGGTCTCAAGTTCCTTCAGAAATCGCCTAATGACACAGTGAAGAACGGGAAGAGCCTGACTGTTCTAGTTCCAGCCGGAGTTCACGGTGGGCCGGCCACTAAAGCTGATGGTCCGTCTAGTCTCACCGTTCGATGGAAGTCCAATGGACTTTGTGGCTGTGGAGGGTGGGATGTGGGGTGCCCTCTGAAAGTGCTGAAGAATGACTCAGCAGATTCAGGAGGAGAGGATGTCAAATCAATCGAGCTGCTCACAGAG GGTGGAAAACGCGGCGAGCCATCTTTCAAAGCGGTGAATACGAGCAAAGGAGTGTATGTTGTTAGCTTTGAGTCCACACTTTCGGCGCTGCAATCTTTTTCAGTGGCAGTTGCTTTCATCCATTCGCAGACACCGGAGCTGTGTCCGCCACAGCTGTAA